A region from the Nostoc sp. HK-01 genome encodes:
- a CDS encoding beta-ketoacyl synthase yields the protein MNTNNSNTFTGLDEIAIIGMSGCFPGAKNLDEFWQNLQNGIESVSFFTEEELISSGVDENEINQPNYVKAKAILEDVDLFDAEFFEFTPKEAEITDPQHRFFLEHAWTALENAGYNSKTYPGQIGVYAGVGMDTYFLFHLYPNRELLEASVGKFRTLIGNRGDFLPTLVSYKLNLKGPSVNVQTACSTSLVAVHFACQSLLNGESDIALAGGVLINMPHKAGYLYQEGSILSPDGHCRAFDANAQGTLTGNGVGIVVLKLLKNAIADGDYIHAVIKSSAINNDGSFKVGYTAPSVNGQAKVIAEALSISGVHPETISYIETHGTGTNLGDPIEIAALTKCFRASTQKKNFCAIGSLKTNIGHLDAAAGVAGLIKTVLALKHKQIPPSLHFAKPNPQIDFANSPFYVNAQLSAWETNGTPRRAGVSSFGIGGTNAHIILEEAPVMKQRSSTSLSLQDATQTLRDQGVEEQRRRYQVLVLSAKTSAALETATSNLANYCQQNLKINLADVAYTLSIGRQAFAYRRFIVAQDIQDAVKALTIKEQQLDFNHCQELNNHSVIFMFPGQGSQYVNMGRELYKTELIFKEQIDYCAEFLQPHLGLDLRNLLYPNDEYQEIANQQLQQTSLTQPALFIVEYALAQLWIAWGVRPSAMIGHSIGEYVAACIAGVFSLEDALILVAIRGRLMQQQPAGAMLAVPLSEAELQPWLNENICLAAINSPNNCVVSGTTQAIHDLQNKLTEQGVEFRPLHTSHAFHSQMMDSILEPFQEKIGQINLNSPIIPILSNLTGNWLTKNEATDSKYWVQHLRRTVRFSEGITVLLQHPNQILLEVGPGRTLSSLAQQHSNQITKQLVVSSLRHPKIQASHISFFLNTLGQLWLAGVPINWSKFYAHQQCHRIPLPTYPFERQRYWIEPSKSLNKETLCEKLEYNSTNIPVSPQEPELLDKSLEQLISQQIEIMSQQLELLQLLKE from the coding sequence ATGAATACGAATAACTCTAATACATTTACTGGACTAGATGAAATCGCCATTATTGGTATGTCAGGTTGCTTTCCTGGAGCAAAAAACCTGGATGAATTTTGGCAAAATTTACAAAATGGTATTGAATCAGTTTCTTTTTTTACAGAAGAAGAATTAATCTCTTCTGGAGTAGATGAAAATGAGATTAATCAACCTAATTATGTTAAAGCCAAAGCAATATTAGAAGATGTAGATTTATTTGACGCTGAATTTTTTGAATTTACTCCCAAGGAAGCAGAAATTACAGATCCGCAACACCGTTTCTTCCTAGAACATGCGTGGACTGCTTTAGAGAATGCTGGCTACAACTCCAAAACCTACCCAGGACAAATAGGAGTTTACGCAGGTGTGGGAATGGACACGTACTTTTTATTTCATCTTTATCCCAACCGTGAACTTTTAGAAGCATCAGTAGGAAAATTCCGCACTTTAATTGGTAATAGAGGAGATTTTTTACCAACACTTGTTTCTTACAAATTAAATTTGAAAGGCCCAAGTGTGAATGTGCAAACTGCCTGTTCTACTTCATTAGTTGCAGTTCATTTTGCTTGTCAAAGCTTACTTAATGGCGAAAGCGATATTGCTCTGGCTGGTGGAGTATTAATCAACATGCCACACAAAGCTGGCTATCTCTATCAGGAAGGAAGTATTCTTTCCCCCGATGGCCATTGCCGTGCTTTTGATGCCAACGCCCAAGGAACGCTGACTGGTAACGGTGTAGGTATTGTAGTATTAAAGCTATTAAAGAATGCGATCGCAGATGGCGATTATATTCATGCTGTTATTAAAAGTTCAGCTATTAATAATGATGGTTCTTTCAAAGTTGGTTACACTGCACCAAGTGTAAATGGGCAAGCAAAAGTCATTGCTGAAGCTCTTTCTATATCAGGAGTCCACCCCGAAACTATCAGTTATATAGAAACTCATGGCACAGGCACCAATCTTGGCGACCCAATAGAAATTGCTGCATTAACCAAATGTTTCCGCGCCAGCACTCAGAAAAAGAATTTCTGTGCTATTGGTTCACTCAAAACAAATATTGGACATTTAGATGCCGCCGCTGGTGTTGCAGGTTTAATCAAGACAGTTTTAGCGCTCAAACACAAACAAATACCACCCAGTTTGCATTTTGCAAAACCTAATCCGCAAATTGATTTTGCCAACAGTCCTTTCTATGTAAATGCTCAATTATCTGCATGGGAAACTAATGGCACTCCTCGACGCGCTGGGGTGAGTTCCTTTGGTATTGGAGGGACAAATGCTCATATCATTTTAGAAGAAGCTCCCGTTATGAAGCAGCGGAGCAGCACTTCGCTTTCTCTGCAAGACGCTACGCAAACGCTCCGTGACCAAGGAGTAGAGGAGCAAAGAAGACGATATCAAGTGTTGGTACTGTCTGCTAAAACTAGTGCAGCCTTAGAAACTGCTACGAGCAATTTAGCTAATTATTGTCAACAAAACTTAAAAATTAACTTGGCTGATGTTGCTTATACCTTAAGTATTGGTCGTCAGGCGTTTGCATATCGGCGATTTATAGTTGCCCAAGATATTCAAGATGCAGTCAAAGCTTTAACCATTAAAGAACAACAACTAGATTTTAACCACTGCCAAGAATTAAATAATCACTCTGTAATTTTTATGTTTCCCGGTCAAGGTTCCCAGTATGTAAATATGGGGCGGGAACTTTATAAAACAGAGTTAATTTTTAAAGAACAAATTGATTATTGTGCCGAGTTTCTCCAACCTCATTTAGGTCTAGATTTACGTAATTTACTTTATCCAAATGATGAATATCAAGAAATAGCAAATCAACAATTACAACAAACTTCTCTTACTCAACCAGCATTATTTATAGTTGAGTACGCCTTAGCTCAATTGTGGATAGCGTGGGGAGTGCGACCTTCCGCAATGATTGGTCATAGTATTGGAGAATATGTAGCTGCTTGTATTGCGGGTGTATTTTCCTTAGAAGATGCCTTAATACTAGTTGCTATTAGAGGGCGACTGATGCAACAACAGCCAGCCGGAGCTATGCTTGCAGTGCCACTATCAGAAGCAGAACTTCAGCCTTGGTTGAATGAAAATATTTGCCTAGCTGCTATTAATAGCCCAAATAACTGTGTAGTTTCGGGGACAACTCAGGCAATTCATGACTTACAAAATAAATTAACTGAGCAAGGTGTAGAGTTTCGTCCTCTACACACTTCTCATGCTTTTCATTCCCAGATGATGGACTCGATTTTAGAGCCATTTCAAGAAAAAATTGGTCAAATTAATCTAAATTCCCCAATAATTCCGATATTATCTAATTTGACTGGCAATTGGCTAACTAAAAATGAAGCCACAGATTCAAAATACTGGGTGCAGCATTTACGGCGAACAGTACGATTTAGTGAAGGAATTACTGTATTACTACAACATCCAAATCAAATTTTATTAGAGGTTGGCCCTGGACGGACATTAAGTAGTTTAGCTCAACAGCATTCAAATCAAATTACTAAACAGCTTGTGGTTTCTTCCTTGCGCCATCCTAAAATTCAAGCTTCGCATATCTCCTTCTTTCTTAATACATTAGGTCAACTTTGGTTAGCTGGAGTGCCTATAAATTGGTCAAAATTTTATGCTCATCAACAATGTCATCGTATCCCCTTGCCGACCTATCCTTTTGAAAGACAAAGGTATTGGATTGAACCAAGTAAATCACTTAACAAAGAAACGCTTTGTGAAAAATTAGAGTATAACTCTACAAATATCCCAGTATCTCCACAAGAACCAGAATTATTAGATAAATCACTGGAACAACTAATATCTCAGCAAATAGAAATTATGTCTCAACAGTTAGAACTATTGCAATTACTCAAAGAATAA
- a CDS encoding amino acid adenylation domain-containing protein encodes MPNQEVNSLLNSSQIDIVLLKIKEILGTNFGINSAKIDIHTNLLELGFESLVLIQFSRLLQEKLGVKIPFRQLLEEFSTLHDLAVHIAQQLPPSFEQEKPLVTPELPTSKSSAKLLLNNSGNQGIARLMSEQLKLMAQQLDLLRNSPALKKISPVNQVSANIPQPQISINSQQIEKTTLNPRQQQHLNALITRFVQRTSESKRLTQEARSFHANPRSITGFRLALKEMLYPIHAQRAAGARIWDVDGNEYIDVSMGFGSLLFGHSPDFVVEAIQQHIQQGIQNGPQSHLTSKVAKLFCELTNQERVTFCNSGTDAVMGAIRIARATTGRAKIAVFNGSYHGTLDEVLVAGVPTAETTLRSVPAAPGIPQHFIENVIVLNYGSPESLETLKAHTHELAAVLVEPIQSRRPDFQPKEFLYKLRQLTEEAGIVLIFDEVITGFRMHPGGIQAMWNIQADITTYGKALGSGLPIGVIAGKADFMDALDGGFWRYGDASSPQQETTIFAGTFFKNPLVMAVAWAVLNYIKNSGEKLQAELASKTAKIAETLNSYFQQKQLPIQVVNCGSLFRFVYPPNLVWMNLFFYHLIEKGIYIWEGRSFYISTAHTDEDIETLIIAIQDSILELQAGDFLPVDPPIINNQGDELSPSQGIVTLPLTEVQKELWFMAQIGGNASRAYNQSMAIHLRGSFKLEAVYQAIQTVINRHEALRTTFSSESNYQLIHPKLTIDIPYIDFSTLDGQHCQAELAKFLKQEAQENFDLEKAPLLRFHIIKLKSNHHLLVFTVHHIVADGWSMAIVLRELAAIYTAESQNITCELPQPMQYSEYVQWQILQQSTLEMAKAKTYWLQQFSASVPVLTLPSDKIRPAVNTHNGAIETFTINTNLYQKLKSLSDEYKCTLFTTLLAGYMVLLQRLSNQNDIVVGIASAGQSLVNNNCLVGHCVNILPIRSQVDKSPAFIDYLTYVKEQLLAAYEHQIYPFINLVKSLSLVRDESRNPLFAVGFNLDKSQFDFAALDCELEVLKNYNTTAKFDIDLNIIQSNTELLLELEYNTDLFSSQTIQRWGKHYITLLESLVAHPQQRITELLLLTNIDRQQLLVEWNNTQANYRQNQCIHQLFEAQAKKTPDAIAVSFDHQYLTYQELNHKANQLAHYLKKQGVKPEVLVGICVERSLDMIVGILGILKAGAAYLPLDLAYPQERLSFMLEDAKVSLVLTQQRLQEWLPHNQQQTIYLDVDWPLIAQESQANLEIKLTTTNLAYVIYTSGSTGKPKGVMIQHHSLVNYTETAIVKYALNSSEVILQFASICFDVAAEEIFTSLVVGATLVLRNDVMLSSIPAFLEQCRQLKITVLALPTAFWHQIIAELEDNLPLPELLRLVIIGGEKALPQRLVTWLERVKNKIQLINSYGPTEATIGTTVSNVSNLDEFNVAFKEVPVGKAIDNVQVYILDACFQPAPIGVPGEIYIGGMGVARGYLNQPQLTAEKFIPNPFSNAPGTRLYKTGDLARYLANGEIEILGRVDEQVKIRGFRIELGEIEAQLNQHPDVSEAVVKVWEDEQGDKRLVGYVASQLQPQLTANQLRSFLHEQLPEYMIPSAFVVLKSLPITPNGKIDRLVLPKPDKLRPELAANYVIPQTEVEQTIAKIWQKALNLENIGIHDNFFEIGGHSLLMIKVHSELRKIFPIDLSMLDLFRYPTISYLSDYLSKLKNQPVLVQKEDNQVEKITSAKEQQKKRLQKMKSARSI; translated from the coding sequence ATGCCTAATCAAGAAGTAAACTCTTTATTAAATAGCTCACAAATTGATATCGTTTTATTAAAAATTAAAGAGATTTTAGGTACCAACTTTGGCATAAACAGTGCCAAAATAGATATTCATACCAATCTTTTAGAACTGGGATTTGAATCCCTGGTATTAATTCAATTTAGTCGCTTATTACAAGAAAAATTAGGTGTAAAAATTCCTTTTCGCCAATTACTAGAAGAATTTTCCACACTGCATGACTTGGCTGTACATATAGCGCAACAATTACCGCCATCTTTTGAACAGGAAAAACCACTAGTAACACCAGAACTGCCTACAAGTAAAAGTTCAGCTAAACTGCTATTAAATAATAGCGGAAATCAGGGAATTGCCCGGCTTATGTCAGAGCAACTAAAGCTCATGGCTCAACAATTAGACTTGCTGCGTAACAGCCCTGCACTCAAGAAAATTTCCCCTGTAAATCAAGTTTCTGCCAACATCCCTCAACCGCAAATATCCATAAATTCCCAACAGATAGAAAAAACAACTTTAAACCCTCGTCAGCAGCAACATTTAAATGCCTTAATCACCAGATTTGTTCAACGCACTTCAGAATCGAAACGCCTCACCCAAGAAGCTCGTTCTTTCCACGCAAATCCCAGATCAATTACCGGGTTTCGTCTAGCTCTCAAAGAGATGCTGTATCCCATTCATGCTCAACGTGCTGCTGGTGCGAGAATTTGGGATGTTGATGGTAATGAATACATTGATGTGTCAATGGGCTTTGGCTCACTGTTATTTGGTCATTCTCCCGATTTTGTTGTAGAAGCGATTCAACAGCATATTCAGCAAGGCATACAAAATGGCCCACAATCACATTTGACAAGTAAAGTTGCTAAGTTATTTTGTGAACTGACTAATCAAGAACGAGTCACCTTTTGTAACTCCGGCACAGATGCCGTTATGGGAGCTATTCGCATCGCCAGAGCAACTACAGGACGCGCCAAAATTGCTGTATTTAACGGTTCTTATCATGGCACATTAGATGAAGTTTTAGTGGCAGGAGTCCCCACCGCAGAAACAACCCTCCGTTCTGTACCAGCAGCACCAGGAATTCCCCAACACTTTATCGAAAACGTTATCGTACTCAACTATGGCAGCCCTGAATCTTTAGAAACTCTCAAAGCCCATACTCATGAATTAGCTGCCGTTTTAGTTGAGCCTATACAAAGTCGTCGCCCAGATTTCCAACCCAAAGAGTTTTTATATAAATTGAGACAACTGACCGAAGAAGCAGGCATCGTCTTAATTTTTGATGAAGTCATCACAGGCTTCCGGATGCACCCAGGTGGCATTCAAGCAATGTGGAATATTCAAGCAGATATTACAACTTACGGTAAAGCTCTTGGCTCTGGTTTACCAATTGGGGTAATCGCAGGTAAAGCTGATTTTATGGATGCACTTGATGGCGGTTTTTGGCGTTATGGAGATGCCTCTTCTCCGCAACAAGAAACAACCATCTTTGCTGGAACTTTTTTCAAAAATCCTTTGGTCATGGCTGTTGCTTGGGCTGTACTTAACTATATCAAGAATAGTGGTGAAAAACTACAAGCAGAATTAGCCAGTAAAACCGCAAAAATTGCCGAGACTCTCAATAGTTACTTTCAACAAAAGCAGTTACCAATTCAGGTTGTTAATTGTGGCTCACTATTCCGGTTTGTTTATCCGCCTAATTTAGTTTGGATGAATTTATTTTTCTATCATCTGATAGAAAAAGGTATTTATATATGGGAAGGGCGGAGTTTTTATATATCTACTGCTCATACTGATGAAGATATTGAAACTTTAATTATAGCTATTCAAGACAGCATATTAGAATTACAAGCAGGTGATTTTTTACCAGTAGATCCGCCTATAATTAATAATCAAGGTGATGAATTATCGCCGAGCCAGGGAATAGTTACTCTTCCCCTAACAGAAGTGCAAAAAGAACTTTGGTTTATGGCACAAATCGGAGGTAATGCTTCCCGTGCTTATAACCAATCAATGGCTATCCATTTGCGTGGCTCATTTAAATTAGAAGCAGTATATCAGGCAATTCAAACAGTTATTAATCGTCATGAAGCCTTACGCACTACTTTTAGTTCTGAGAGTAATTATCAATTAATTCATCCTAAACTAACAATAGATATTCCTTACATAGATTTTTCAACTTTAGATGGACAACATTGCCAAGCAGAGTTAGCCAAATTTTTAAAACAAGAAGCTCAAGAAAATTTTGATTTAGAAAAAGCTCCTTTATTGCGGTTTCATATTATCAAGTTAAAGTCAAACCATCATCTTTTAGTTTTCACGGTTCATCATATTGTAGCTGATGGTTGGTCAATGGCGATCGTACTAAGAGAGTTAGCGGCAATTTATACAGCAGAATCTCAAAATATTACTTGTGAACTTCCCCAGCCAATGCAATATAGCGAGTATGTGCAATGGCAAATACTCCAGCAATCAACTCTAGAAATGGCAAAAGCTAAGACTTATTGGCTACAGCAATTTTCTGCTTCAGTTCCAGTGTTAACTTTACCAAGTGACAAGATTAGACCAGCAGTAAATACGCATAATGGGGCAATAGAAACTTTTACAATTAATACTAATTTATATCAAAAACTCAAAAGTCTGAGTGATGAGTATAAATGTACTTTGTTCACCACACTTCTCGCTGGATATATGGTTTTATTACAGCGGCTAAGTAATCAAAATGATATTGTTGTGGGTATTGCTTCCGCAGGGCAATCATTAGTTAATAATAATTGCTTGGTGGGTCACTGTGTAAATATATTACCAATACGCAGCCAGGTGGATAAATCGCCAGCTTTTATAGATTATTTAACTTATGTAAAAGAGCAATTATTAGCAGCTTATGAGCATCAAATTTATCCTTTTATCAATTTAGTCAAGAGTTTAAGTTTGGTGCGAGATGAAAGCCGGAATCCTTTATTTGCAGTTGGGTTTAATTTAGATAAATCACAATTTGATTTTGCTGCTTTAGATTGTGAGTTAGAAGTATTGAAGAACTATAATACTACTGCTAAGTTCGATATTGATTTGAATATTATTCAGAGCAATACAGAACTTTTGCTAGAACTGGAATATAACACAGACTTATTTAGTTCTCAAACAATCCAGCGCTGGGGCAAGCATTATATTACTTTATTAGAAAGTCTTGTTGCTCATCCTCAACAACGAATTACAGAATTGTTATTGCTCACCAATATCGACAGGCAACAATTACTAGTAGAATGGAATAATACCCAAGCTAATTATCGTCAAAATCAATGTATTCATCAGTTGTTTGAAGCTCAAGCAAAGAAAACACCTGATGCGATCGCAGTCTCATTTGATCATCAATATTTAACTTACCAAGAACTTAATCACAAAGCTAATCAACTAGCACATTACCTTAAAAAACAAGGTGTAAAACCAGAGGTTTTAGTAGGGATTTGTGTCGAGCGCTCTTTAGACATGATTGTGGGGATTTTAGGCATTTTAAAAGCGGGTGCTGCATATCTACCACTTGACCTGGCATATCCCCAAGAACGCCTGAGTTTTATGCTAGAAGATGCCAAAGTATCTTTAGTGTTAACTCAACAAAGATTGCAAGAGTGGCTACCACACAACCAACAGCAAACTATTTATTTAGATGTAGATTGGCCATTAATTGCTCAAGAAAGCCAAGCAAATCTGGAGATAAAATTAACAACCACTAACTTAGCTTATGTGATTTACACTTCAGGTTCTACAGGTAAGCCAAAAGGAGTGATGATACAACATCATTCTTTAGTAAATTATACAGAAACGGCAATTGTTAAGTATGCTTTAAATTCTAGTGAGGTTATCCTACAATTTGCCTCAATTTGTTTTGATGTAGCAGCAGAAGAAATATTTACTAGTTTGGTTGTTGGTGCTACATTGGTGCTGAGAAATGATGTAATGTTGAGTTCAATTCCAGCATTTTTAGAGCAGTGTCGCCAGTTAAAAATAACTGTATTAGCTTTACCTACAGCTTTTTGGCATCAAATAATTGCTGAACTTGAGGATAATTTACCACTGCCTGAATTGTTACGTTTAGTCATCATTGGTGGTGAAAAAGCATTGCCACAGCGATTAGTAACTTGGCTAGAACGGGTAAAAAATAAAATACAATTAATTAATTCTTACGGCCCTACAGAAGCAACAATTGGGACAACTGTTAGCAATGTATCGAATTTAGATGAATTCAATGTGGCATTCAAAGAGGTGCCAGTTGGTAAAGCAATAGATAATGTCCAAGTTTATATATTAGATGCTTGTTTTCAACCTGCTCCTATTGGGGTACCTGGGGAAATTTATATAGGTGGGATGGGTGTAGCGAGAGGATATCTTAACCAACCTCAATTAACAGCAGAAAAATTTATTCCCAATCCTTTTAGTAATGCACCAGGAACACGCCTTTATAAAACAGGTGATTTAGCTCGTTATTTAGCTAATGGCGAAATTGAAATTTTAGGGCGAGTTGATGAGCAAGTTAAAATTCGCGGTTTTCGGATTGAATTAGGCGAAATTGAAGCGCAATTAAACCAACATCCTGATGTGAGTGAAGCAGTAGTAAAAGTTTGGGAGGACGAACAAGGTGATAAACGTTTAGTAGGATATGTTGCTTCTCAGTTACAGCCACAACTAACAGCTAATCAACTACGAAGCTTTTTACACGAACAACTGCCAGAATACATGATTCCTTCTGCTTTTGTTGTTCTAAAAAGTTTACCAATTACGCCCAACGGCAAAATAGACAGGCTTGTATTACCTAAACCGGATAAATTGCGTCCAGAATTAGCAGCGAATTATGTAATACCGCAAACTGAGGTAGAACAAACTATTGCTAAGATTTGGCAAAAAGCTTTGAATCTAGAAAATATCGGTATTCACGATAATTTTTTTGAAATTGGTGGTCATTCACTGCTGATGATTAAGGTGCATAGTGAATTGCGAAAAATATTTCCAATTGATTTATCAATGCTGGACTTATTTAGATATCCAACTATCAGTTATTTATCCGATTATTTGAGTAAGTTAAAAAATCAACCTGTATTGGTTCAGAAGGAAGATAATCAGGTTGAAAAAATTACTTCTGCAAAGGAACAGCAGAAAAAACGGTTGCAAAAAATGAAGTCAGCTAGAAGTATTTAA